The genomic stretch GTCTCAATGGCCGAACGCTTCCTCAACATGTCACCCTGCCTACAACATTAATCGTAAGACAAAGCTGCGGATGTACAGCAAAGGAGGTGACATAAGCAAAGATTCATCACGATGATAAGGAGGAAAAGATGAAACACACTTTTGTTTTATTTCTCTCTCTTATTCTGCTTGTTCTGCCCGGGTGTTCAGCAGAGAAAAGCTCAGCAGATACCGCAAAAAAGACGTTAACCATTTATTCTACAATGTCAACCGACAGTGAAAGAGATACGTTCAGAAAACTAGCGGCAGCATTCGAAAAGGAACACAGTGACATTCATGTCAGCCTTCATTTCCCAGGCAATGACTATGAAAATATGATGCGTGTCAGAATGGCGGCCAATGATTTGCCAGATCTATTCGATACACATGGCTGGGGGAAAATCAGGTACGGAGAATATACAGCGGATCTCCGGGATATGAAATGGACTCAAGATCTTGATCCCAATTTAAACAGCATCCTCAAAAATAAAAGCGGAAAGGTGTATGCCTATCCAATCAATCAGGCAAAAGACGGTCTGGCGTATAATCGCAATATTTTAGACCGTTACGGCATTGCTCCGCCGGAAACCATGGATGACTTTATCAAAGCACTGAGAACGATTAAAGAAAAGAGCAAGGGAAGCATTGTTCCCTTCTGGTTTGCCGGATATGACAAAAGCTCATTCGCCCAATATTACGACCAATTCGCTACACCTCTTCTCATCACAGACCCTGCCCATAATGAAAAAAAACAGCTCATCAACGGCACTTTTCAATGGAGTAAATTCACTTATTTATCAGAAATCCTCAAACAAATGCAGAAAGAAAAATTGATCAATATCGACGCCGTCACGGCAAAAAAATCACAGCTCATTGAATTAATGGCCCAAAACAAAATCGCCTTTACAATGCAAGGCGGCACACTCGGCCAAGACGTTGCCCAGATCAACCCGAACGTCAAGGTCGGCATTATCCCGACACCTGCCATCCATCCCGGTGATGACCCGATATGGATCGGCGGTGAACGCTACACCCTTGCAGCATGGAAAGATTCGCCTCAATTAAAAGAGGCAAAAGATTTTATCGCATTTATGGCCCGCCCGGCCAATGCCAAACAAATGGCTGAAGCCACATCGCTTCCTTCAGGGCTGACCAATGTGAAAGCTGATATTTTCTACGCAAACGATTATGAGTATTATCAAGATGTCAAAGTCGAGCCTTACTTCGACCGGTTATACTTGCCAAACGGAATGTGGGATGTCCTGGGCACGGTTGGGCAGGAGCTCGCGGCTGACATTTTGGCGCCTCAAGACATTTCGCAGAAGCTGGGAAGAGAATATAAACGACTCCGGGAGCAATCCGAAACACAGGGAGCTGAAAACAATGAGTGAGATCGCAAGGGACGTTCATGTGAAACAGGTTAAGCCAAAAAAGCAGTCCTCACTTTGGTGGATGTACATTCCTGCTTTGCTCTCCGTTCTGGTCTTTATGATTTACCCGTTTGTGAAAGGCACATTGATTACCTTTACAAACTGGAACGGATTTTCACAAGTCTACCAATGGGTTGGATTCGCGCAATATGAAAGGCTGTTTTCTGATCCTGATACTTGGCATATCTTAAAAAACACGCTGCATTACGGGCTTGGCAGCACCTTTTTTCAAAATGTGGTCGGGCTTCTGTACGCTCTCCTCTTAAATCAAAGCATTAAAACGAAAGCGGTAACAAGAACAATTGTGTATTTGCCGGTGATGATCAGCCCGCTCATTATGGGCTACATTTGGTACTTTTTCTTCTCCTATGACGGAGGCGCGCTCAACGATTTGCTCGGGGTCTTCGGCATCAGCCCTATTAATGCGCTCGCCAGTCCCTCGCTCAATCCATGGATCATTGTCATGATTAACACCTATCAATATGTCGGGATCGCTATGGTTGTCTACTTAGCCGGTCTGCAAAGCATTCCGAAAGACTACTATGAAGCGGCGCAAATGGATGGCGCGAAACAAGGCCAGCAGTTTTTTACCATCACGCTGCCGCTGTTAATGCCCTCCATTACCATTAATATAGTCATCAACATTATCGGAGGCTTAAAGCTGTTTGACGTCATCATTGCACTCACCGCAGGCGGCCCCGGAAATGCGTCACAATCCATGTCCACGTTTATGTATGATTTGTATTTCAAACGGCAGGATGCCGGCTATGCCGCAACGCAAGGCATATTTATGGCATTTGTCATTTTGATCATCAGCTTTTGCGCGCTTGCGTACTTTAAAAGAAAGGAGACGGAAATGTCATGAGAGCCGCCCGTACAAAAAGCATGCGGATCATTACGCTTCTTGCAGCCATTGTGGCCTGTGCGCATTTTATTCCTTTTTATATCCTGCTGACCACTTCATTGAAAGCAAAAGGAGACTACAGTTCGAAATGGATATTTCCAGCCGACATCTCCTTTCATAATTTTTCAGAGGCGTGGGAGCGCGCTTCGCTAGGAAACTCTTTTATAAACACCATGATCATCACAGGTTTTTCTGCCTTGTTATTAATTATATTCGGCTCACTTGCCGCCTACCCGCTTGCCCGGCGGGAAACGAAACTGAATAAAGCCGTTTTTGCCTTGCTGATTTCCATTATGATCATCCCTCCGTTAACGTCCATGGTTCCTTTGTACCGAATGGTCGTGGACGCCGGAATGGTCAATACACACGCAATCGCCATTTTCATCAATACAGCGGCTTACATGCCGTTAACCGTATTCTTATATTCAGGCTTTATCCGATCGACCATTCCAAAAGAGCTTGTAGAAGCCGCAAGAATTGACGGTGCAGGCATGCTGAAAATCTTTTTTACGATTGTGTTTCCTCTGCTGAAGCCGATCACTGCGACCATCTGTATCATTTCTTGTGTCTTTATTTGGAACGACTATCAATTTGCCATTTTCTTTTTACAAGATCAAAAGGTTCAGACATTAACAGTAGCCATGGCAGGTTTTTTCGGAGAAAACGCAAACAACCTTCATTTAGTTGCCGCAGCGGCACTTATGGCAATGCTGCCGATGGTTGTTCTGTTTTTGGCGCTGCAAAAATACTTTATTGCCGGCCTGTCTTCCGGAGCGGTAAAGGGTTAACATTAAAGGGGGAAGCAATATGAAAAAGAT from Bacillus subtilis subsp. subtilis str. 168 encodes the following:
- the msmE gene encoding multiple sugar-binding lipoprotein (Evidence 2a: Function from experimental evidences in other organisms; PubMedId: 8449892, 12847288, 16707683, 18954360, 28036052; Product type lp : lipoprotein), giving the protein MKHTFVLFLSLILLVLPGCSAEKSSADTAKKTLTIYSTMSTDSERDTFRKLAAAFEKEHSDIHVSLHFPGNDYENMMRVRMAANDLPDLFDTHGWGKIRYGEYTADLRDMKWTQDLDPNLNSILKNKSGKVYAYPINQAKDGLAYNRNILDRYGIAPPETMDDFIKALRTIKEKSKGSIVPFWFAGYDKSSFAQYYDQFATPLLITDPAHNEKKQLINGTFQWSKFTYLSEILKQMQKEKLINIDAVTAKKSQLIELMAQNKIAFTMQGGTLGQDVAQINPNVKVGIIPTPAIHPGDDPIWIGGERYTLAAWKDSPQLKEAKDFIAFMARPANAKQMAEATSLPSGLTNVKADIFYANDYEYYQDVKVEPYFDRLYLPNGMWDVLGTVGQELAADILAPQDISQKLGREYKRLREQSETQGAENNE
- the msmF gene encoding carbohydrate ABC transporter (permease) (Evidence 2a: Function from experimental evidences in other organisms; PubMedId: 1537846, 12847288, 15849754, 16707683, 16850406; Product type t : transporter) — protein: MSEIARDVHVKQVKPKKQSSLWWMYIPALLSVLVFMIYPFVKGTLITFTNWNGFSQVYQWVGFAQYERLFSDPDTWHILKNTLHYGLGSTFFQNVVGLLYALLLNQSIKTKAVTRTIVYLPVMISPLIMGYIWYFFFSYDGGALNDLLGVFGISPINALASPSLNPWIIVMINTYQYVGIAMVVYLAGLQSIPKDYYEAAQMDGAKQGQQFFTITLPLLMPSITINIVINIIGGLKLFDVIIALTAGGPGNASQSMSTFMYDLYFKRQDAGYAATQGIFMAFVILIISFCALAYFKRKETEMS
- the msmG gene encoding maltose and multiple sugars ABC transporter (permease) (Evidence 2a: Function from experimental evidences in other organisms; PubMedId: 1537846, 15849754, 16707683, 16850406, 22720735; Product type t : transporter) is translated as MRAARTKSMRIITLLAAIVACAHFIPFYILLTTSLKAKGDYSSKWIFPADISFHNFSEAWERASLGNSFINTMIITGFSALLLIIFGSLAAYPLARRETKLNKAVFALLISIMIIPPLTSMVPLYRMVVDAGMVNTHAIAIFINTAAYMPLTVFLYSGFIRSTIPKELVEAARIDGAGMLKIFFTIVFPLLKPITATICIISCVFIWNDYQFAIFFLQDQKVQTLTVAMAGFFGENANNLHLVAAAALMAMLPMVVLFLALQKYFIAGLSSGAVKG